One genomic segment of Tripterygium wilfordii isolate XIE 37 chromosome 9, ASM1340144v1, whole genome shotgun sequence includes these proteins:
- the LOC120006600 gene encoding dirigent protein 9 yields the protein MAKPSDLNKATICLLLLLSIAVGLTSSARILDEVDPQPQPLLNPTATTLPSGQTPAVTPTATDDEDTVDPPIPEPEASATVAAPVVPPATTAGTTTSATAANPGPDEVAAPAADEAPEAAPVAIAAPVTGAGTTATSATAANTGPHEPHLSFFMHDILGGSHPSARVVTGIIASSEINGIPFSKPNNNLFPLTGGTPLLNSDSLDNLINTNNLPLVAGLNGAQQSSTVIQTTGSRDNTVNSNNQPFVTAGNLPSGSTLQTLMFGSITVIDDQLTEGHELGSAVIGKAQGFYMASSLDGTSQTIALTTLFHGDHEHEHDLEDTISFFGVHRMASLGSQIAIVGGTGKYENARGYATVATLHHEDQHTTDGVDTILEFSVYLTE from the coding sequence ATGGCCAAGCCTTCCGACCTCAACAAGGCCACAATTTGCCTCCTTTTGCTGCTATCAATCGCTGTTGGACTTACTAGCTCAGCCAGAATACTGGACGAAGTGGACCCACAACCCCAACCACTGCTCAATCCCACAGCGACAACTCTGCCTAGCGGGCAGACCCCTGCTGTGACCCCCACAGCCACGGATGATGAAGACACTGTAGACCCACCAATCCCCGAACCAGAGGCTTCAGCTACCGTGGCAGCACCAGTAGTCCCTCCTGCCACAACTGCAGGAACCACCACTAGTGCTACTGCAGCAAATCCTGGCCCAGATGAGGTGGCGGCACCGGCAGCTGATGAAGCACCTGAAGCCGCTCCCGTTGCAATAGCAGCTCCTGTCACAGGTGCAGGAACCACCGCAACTAGCGCCACCGCGGCGAACACTGGCCCACATGAACCTCACTTGAGCTTCTTCATGCATGACATCCTCGGAGGGAGCCACCCATCAGCCAGAGTAGTCACCGGGATCATCGCCAGTTCGGAAATCAACGGCATCCCTTTCTCCAAACCCAACAACAATCTCTTCCCACTCACAGGTGGGACGCCCCTACTTAACTCTGACAGCCTCGACAACCTCATCAACACCAACAACCTCCCACTCGTCGCCGGCCTAAACGGCGCGCAGCAGAGCAGCACAGTAATCCAAACCACAGGAAGCAGAGACAACACTGTCAACAGTAACAACCAACCCTTCGTCACCGCCGGGAACCTTCCTTCGGGTTCAACCCTCCAAACCCTAATGTTCGGTTCAATTACGGTGATCGACGAtcaattgacggaagggcatgAATTGGGTTCTGCCGTGATTGGGAAGGCACAGGGGTTTTACATGGCTAGTTCATTGGATGGTACTAGCCAAACTATTGCTTTGACTACTCTGTTTCACGGCGACCATGAACATGAACATGACTTGGAGGATACAATTAGCTTTTTCGGGGTTCATAGGATGGCGTCGCTGGGATCGCAGATTGCCATTGTTGGTGGAACTGGGAAGTATGAGAATGCGAGAGGGTATGCGACTGTGGCGACTCTTCATCACGAGGATCAGCACACTACTGATGGTGTGGACACCATTTTGGAGTTCAGTGTTTATCTCACTGAGTAG
- the LOC120006728 gene encoding dirigent protein 25-like, giving the protein MENHRIISFTTKVSNLFWVFIFLTIAFTTSARFLDEEPSELPAAPEASNPVTTPATSPGVAATNSGVAAGTSGATLPNTDPHHTLTFFMHDILGGSNPSARAVTGIVNNPAVNGQLPFVKPNGANLPINNGVEQNANNNGLINNNNIPFLTGLGGTTQAVLQNSGNNMFNNVFNFPAATGGQLPSGSTLQQLMYGTITVIDDELTEAHELGSGFLGKAQGFYVVSSVDGTSQTMAFTTMFQSGHYVDSLSFFGVHRTGVSESQLAIMGGTGKYVNAKGFAIVKTIPASATTQNDTDGVETVLEFAVYVSY; this is encoded by the coding sequence ATGGAAAACCACAGAATTATCTCTTTCACAACCAAAGTTTCTAACCTTTTCTGGGTTTTCATATTCCTCACCATTGCCTTTACCACATCAGCTAGATTCCTCGACGAAGAACCTTCAGAGCTTCCAGCTGCCCCTGAAGCATCAAATCCAGTAACTACGCCAGCAACCAGTCCTGGGGTGGCTGCAACCAATTCAGGTGTGGCAGCTGGAACTAGTGGTGCCACATTACCCAACACTGATCCTCACCATACCCTAACCTTCTTCATGCATGACATCCTTGGAGGATCAAACCCCTCAGCTAGAGCCGTCACCGGCATCGTCAACAACCCGGCAGTTAACGGTCAACTCCCTTTTGTCAAACCCAATGGTGCAAACCTTCCCATCAATAATGGGGTAGAACAAAACGCCAATAACAATGGCCTtataaacaacaacaacattccTTTCCTTACAGGCCTTGGTGGCACCACACAAGCTGTGTTACAAAACAGTGGCAACAACATGTTCAACAATGTATTCAACTTTCCCGCTGCCACCGGGGGCCAATTACCGTCTGGTTCCACCCTCCAACAGCTCATGTATGGCACCATAACTGTGATTGATGACGAATTAACCGAAGCGCATGAGTTAGGGTCTGGTTTTTTGGGCAAGGCACAAGGGTTTTATGTGGTTAGTTCTGTTGATGGTACTAGCCAAACCATGGCTTTTACAACAATGTTTCAATCAGGGCACTACGTTGATAGCCTTAGCTTCTTCGGCGTTCATCGTACTGGTGTGTCTGAGTCTCAGCTTGCTATCATGGGAGGGACTGGGAAATATGTGAATGCAAAAGGGTTTGCCATAGTTAAGACTATTCCAGCTTCAGCAACAACTCAGAATGACACTGACGGTGTGGAGACTGTGTTGGAGTTCGCTGTTTATGTTAGTTACTAA
- the LOC120005930 gene encoding F-box/kelch-repeat protein At3g06240-like: MMETNLIDRVELYSLKNDSWREIPHVDNVLTRHIPCLDDNYGVSYNGICHWQAVDSDGKRLIMSFDVGDEVLEKLPLPDLDGYDYYKSQHAILNGLPAVIFVKLERSEKCLDVWVMSEHGAKKSWVKLPSIGPFSGIQRPLGFSKNGELFWEDIKGQLVLYDASTQLVKNLQLSGCSNTLQVSKTEMLHD, from the exons ATGATGGAAACCAATTTAATCGATCGAGTTGAGCTTTACTCTCTAAAGAATGATTCCTGGAGAGAAATCCCTCATGTTGACAATGTACTTACCCGACATATTCCGTGTTTAGATGACAACTATGGAGTTTCTTACAATGGAATTTGTCACTGGCAAGCAGTAGATTCTGACGGTAAGAGACTTATTATGTCATTTGATGTTGGAGATGAGGTGCTTGAGAAATTGCCTCTGCCAGATTTGGATGGCTATGACTATTATAAATCCCAACATGCGATTCTTAATGGATTGCCTGCTGTTATTTTTGTCAAACTGGAACGGTCAGAGAAATGTCTTGATGTATGGGTGATGTCTGAACATGGAGCGAAAAAATCTTGGGTCAAATTACCAAGTATTGGACCATTTTCAGGCATTCAGAGGCCGTTAGGGTTTTCGAAGAATGGTGAATTGTTTTGGGAAGACATAAAGGGGCAACTCGTCTTATATGATGCCAGTACTCAACTGGTGAAAAATCTGCAACTCAGTGGGTGTAGTAATACTCTACAAGTG TCCAAGACAGAGATGTTGCATGACTAA
- the LOC120005820 gene encoding LOW QUALITY PROTEIN: spliceosome-associated protein 130 A-like (The sequence of the model RefSeq protein was modified relative to this genomic sequence to represent the inferred CDS: deleted 1 base in 1 codon), which yields MYLYNLTLQRPTGIVAAIYGNFSGGKVQEIVVARGKVLDLVRPDENGKLQTILSVEIFGAVRSLAQFRLTGAQKDYIVVGSDSGRIVILDYNKEKNVFDKIHQETFGKSGCRRIVPGQYLAIDPKGRAVMIGACEKQKLVYVLNRDTAARLTISSPLEAHKSHTVTYSICGVDCGFDNPIFASIELDYSEADQDSTGQAASEAQKNLTYYELDLGLNHVSRKWSEQVDNGANMLVTVPGGGDGPSGVLVCAENFVIYKNQGHPDVRAVIPRRADLPAERGVLIVSAATHKQKSRFFFLLQTEYGDIFKVTLEHDNDRVTELKIKYFDTIPVAAAMCVLKSGFLFAASEFGNHALYQFQAIGEEEAVEASSGTLMETEEGFQPVFFQPRGLKNLVRIDQLESLMPIMDMKITNLFEEETPQIFTLCGRGPRSSLRILRTGLAISEMAVSQLPGVPSAVWTVKKNVTDEFDAYIVVSFANATLVLSIGETVEEVSESGFLDTTPSLAVSLIGDDSLMQVHPNGIRHIREDGRINEWRTPGKRTIVKVGTNRLQVVIALSGGELVYFVVDVTGNLMEVEKHEMSGDVACLDIAPVPEGRQRSRFLAVGSYDNTIRILSLDIDDCMQILSVQSVSSAPESLLFLEVQASVGGEDGADHPASLFLNAGLQNRVLFRTMVDMVTGQLSDSRSGFLGLRAPKLFSIAVRGQRAMLCLSSRPWLGYIHQGHFLLTPLSYESLEFAASFSSDQCAEGVVAVAGDALRVFTIERLGETFNETVVSLRYTPRKFVLQPKRKLLVMIESDQGVFTAEEREAAKKEYFEAAGMGENGNADNEQMENGGEDEDKDDPLSDEQYGYPKAESDKWVSSIRVLDPRTSTTTCLLELQDNEAAFSICTVNFHDKEYGTLLAVGTAKGLQFWPKRSLAAGFIHIYRFKDDGKTLELLHKTQVEGVPLALCQFQGRLLAGIGPVLRLYDLGKKRLLRKCESKLFPNTIVNIHTYRDRIYVGDMQESFHFCKYRRDENQLYIFADDCVPRWVTASLHIDFDTVAGADKFGNVYFVRLPQDVSDEIEEDPTGGKIKWEQGKLNGAPNKVEEIVQYHIGDVVTSLQKASLIPGGGESIIYGTVMGCLGAMLPFTSREDVDFFSHLEMYMRQEHPPLCGRDHIAFRSAYFPVKDVIDGDLCEQLPTLPMDLQRKIADELDRTPGEILKKLEEVRNKIV from the exons atgtatctATACAATCTCACTCTCCAACGGCCCACCGGCATCGTCGCCGCAATTTATGGCAATTTCTCCGGCGGCAAGGTGCAGGAAATCGTTGTGGCTCGCGGGAAGGTCCTCGACCTGGTCCGTCCAGATGAGAACGGTAAACTCCAGACCATACTCTCCGTCGAGATCTTCGGTGCCGTCCGTTCACTGGCACAGTTCCGCCTCACCGGCGCACAGAAGGACTATATCGTAGTTGGCTCTGACTCTGGCCGCATCGTCATCCTTGATTACAATAAGGAGAAAAACGTGTTTGACAAGATTCATCAGGAGACTTTCGGCAAGTCTGGCTGCCGCCGCATCGTCCCAGGTCAGTACCTCGCCATTGATCCTAAAGGGAGAGCCGTAATGATTGGAGCTTGTGAAAAGCAGAAGCTTGTCTACGTTCTTAATAGAGATACAGCGGCTAGGTTGACTATATCATCGCCCCTGGAGGCTCACAAGTCGCACACTGTAACGTACTCCATTTGTGGGGTAGATTGTGGTTTTGATAATCCTATATTTGCTTCCATCGAGCTGGATTACTCTGAGGCCGACCAGGATTCCACTGGGCAGGCCGCGAGTGAGGCTCAAAAGAATTTGACGTATTACGAGCTTGATTTGGGGCTTAATCACGTGTCAAGGAAGTGGTCGGAGCAGGTTGATAATGGTGCCAACATGCTTGTCACGGTGCCTGGAGGCGGGGATGGGCCTAGTGGAGTGTTAGTCTGTGCAGAGAATTTCGTGATTTATAAGAATCAAGGGCATCCTGACGTACGAGCTGTGATTCCAAGGAGAGCAGATTTGCCGGCAGAACGTGGGGTACTAATAGTTTCTGCAGCTACTCACAAGCAGAAATCAaggtttttcttccttttgcagACGGAGTATGGTGATATATTTAAAGTTACATTGGAGCATGATAACGATAGGGTTACAGAACTTAAGATTAAATATTTTGATACCATTCCTGTGGCAGCTGCAATGTGTGTGTTGAAGTCCGGTTTTTTGTTTGCCGCGTCAGAGTTTGGAAACCATGCTTTATACCAGTTTCAGGCAATTGGGGAGGAAGAGGCCGTTGAGGCCTCATCTGGGACGTTGATGGAAACTGAAGAGGGTTTCCAGCCTGTGTTTTTCCAGCCAAGAGGGCTAAAGAACCTTGTGAGGATTGATCAATTGGAGAGTTTGATGCCAATAATGGATATGAAAATTACTAATCTTTTTGAGGAAGAAACGCCTCAGATATTCACATTATGTGGACGGGGTCCTAGATCCTCCTTAAGGATATTGAGAACTGGTTTGGCTATCAGTGAAATGGCTGTCTCACAGCTTCCGGGTGTCCCCAGTGCTGTTTGGACTGTGAAAAAGAATGTCACTGATGAGTTTGATGCGTACATTGTGGTGTCTTTTGCAAATGCCACTCTTGTGCTCTCGATTGGTGAGACAGTTGAAGAAGTTAGTGAAAGTGGATTTCTTGATACTACTCCATCCCTTGCAGTTTCTTTGATTGGTGATGATTCTTTGATGCAAGTTCACCCTAATGGTATTAGGCATATAAGGGAAGATGGCCGTATTAATGAGTGGAGAACTCCTGGAAAGAGGACAATCGTGAAGGTTGGTACCAATAGGCTTCAAGTGGTTATTGCTTTGAGTGGAGGGGAGCTTGTATATTTTGTAGTGGATGTGACTGGAAATTTGATGGAGGTAGAGAAACACGAGATGTCTGGAGATGTGGCTTGTTTGGACATTGCTCCAGTTCCTGAAGGAAGACAGAGATCTCGGTTTCTTGCTGTTGGTTCATATGACAACACAATTCGCATCTTGTCTTTGGATATTGATGACTGTATGCAGATTCTCAGCGTGCAAAGTGTCTCATCGGCTCCAGAATCCCTCCTCTTTCTGGAAGTTCAGGCATCAGTTGGCGGAGAAGATGGTGCAGATCACCCAGCTAGTCTTTTCCTTAATGCTGGTTTGCAGAATAGAGTTCTGTTTAGAACAATGGTGGATATGGTGACAGGTCAGCTCTCTGATTCTCGTTCCGGATTTCTAGGTTTGAGAGCCCCAAAGCTCTTTTCTATTGCTGTGAGAGGTCAGCGGGCAATGCTTTGCTTGTCGAGTCGCCCTTGGCTTGGCTATATTCACCAGGGACATTTTCTGCTAACTCCCCTATCTTATGAGAGTCTTGAATTTGCCGCCTCGTTTTCATCTGATCAGTGTGCAGAAGGTGTGGTTGCGGTAGCTGGGGATGCACTAAGGGTGTTTACTATTGAAAGATTGGGAGAGACATTTAATGAAACTGTAGTATCCTTAAGGTACACTCCTAGGAAGTTTGTTCTTCAACCTAAGAGGAAATTGTTGGTCATGATAGAAAGTGATCAAGGAGTATTCACAGCCGAAGAACGTGAAGCTGCG AAAAAGGAGTATTTTGAGGCTGCTGGAATGGGTGAAAATGGAAATGCAGACAATGAGCAAATGGAGAATGGGGGAGAAGATGAGGATAAAGATGACCCCCTCTCTGATGAGCAGTATGGTTACCCAAAGGCAGAGTCGGACAAGTGGGTATCTTCTATTAGAGTTCTGGACCCAAGAACATCAACAACTACTTGTCTGCTGGAGCTTCAGGACAATGAAGCAGCTTTCAGCATATGCACTGTTAATTTTCATGATAAGGAATATGGAACTCTCTTGGCTGTTGGTACTGCTAAGGGACTGCAATTTTGGCCTAAAAGAAGTTTAGCTGCTGGATTTATTCATATTTACAGGTTCAAGGATGATGGGAAAACCCTCGAACTTTTACACAAGACGCAAGTGGAGGGCGTTCCTCTTGCCTTATGCCAGTTTCAAGGTAGATTACTTGCTGGAATAGGACCTGTCCTGAGATTGTATGACTTGGGGAAAAAACGATTGCTCAGGAAATGTGAGAGTAAGCTTTTCCCCAACACTATTGTTAATATTCACACATACCGAGATCGGATATATGTAGGCGATATGCAAGAG TCATTCCACTTCTGCAAGTATAGGCGTGATGAGAATCAACTGTACATTTTTGCTGATGATTGTGTTCCTAGATGGGTCACTGCATCACTCCACATAGATTTTGACACTGTAGCTGGTGCCGATAAGTTTGGGAATGTCTATTTTGTGCGGTTGCCACAGGATGTTTCAGATGAGATAGAAGAAGACCCAACTGGTGGAAAAATAAAGTGGGAGCAGGGAAAGCTTAATGGAGCTCCCAATAAGGTAGAGGAGATTGTACAATACCATATTGGTGATGTGGTCACAAGTTTGCAGAAGGCATCTCTAATTCCCGGTGGTGGGGAGAGCATCATTTATGGGACAGTAATGGGGTGCTTGGGAGCAATGCTTCCCTTCACCTCCCGAGAAGACGTTGATTTCTTCTCTCACCTGGAGATGTACATGAGGCAGGAACACCCACCTTTGTGTGGCAGAGACCACATAGCCTTTAGATCTGCTTATTTTCCGGTGAAG GATGTGATTGATGGGGATTTGTGTGAGCAGTTGCCAACACTGCCCATGGATTTGCAGAGAAAAATAGCAGACGAACTGGATAGAACTCCTGGAGAGATACTGAAGAAACTTGAAGAAGTCCGAAATAAGATCGTTTAA